One segment of Chionomys nivalis chromosome 1, mChiNiv1.1, whole genome shotgun sequence DNA contains the following:
- the Tfpi2 gene encoding tissue factor pathway inhibitor 2 → MDPAMPLGLWLLPLLLVGSARGLASASAQGNNLEICLLPLERGPCRALIPRFYYDRNRQRCRKFKYGGCLGNANNFHSRDLCEHTCGNIEKVPAVCRLELKTYPCDKRNFQYFFNLNTMTCEPLSPHLCSKSLNIFPDENTCKKRCEQNKIPSFCSSPKDEGLCSANMTRYYFNSRNKACETFTYTGCGGNENNFYYLDDCDRVCVKASKKSKKRKTGSGFRIRTKPRRWTPRLKHSPVLEETNHQ, encoded by the exons ATGGACCCTGCTATGCCCCTGGGACTGTGGCTTCTGCCGCTGCTCCTGGTGGGTTCCGCTCGCGGTCTCGCTTCAGCATCCGCCCAAG GGAataacttagagatctgccttttGCCTTTGGAGAGGGGACCCTGTCGGGCTCTCATCCCTAGGTTCTACTATGATAGGAACCGGCAGAGGTGCCGCAAATTCAAGTACGGGGGCTGCCTGGGCAACGCCAACAATTTCCACAGTCGGGATCTCTGTGAACACACTTGTGGGAATATCGAGA AAGTTCCTGCAGTTTGTCGGTTAGAACTCAAAACGTACCCATGTGACAAGCGCAATTTTCAGTATTTCTTCAATCTGAATACCATGACATGCGAACCCCTTAGCCCTCATCTGTGCAGTAAATCTTTGAACATATTCCCCGATGAAAATACTTGTAAGAAACGCtgtgaacaaaacaaaa TTCCATCATTTTGCTCCAGTCCAAAAGATGAAGGCCTGTGTTCTGCCAATATGACGCGCTATTATTTTAATTCAAGAAACAAAGCCTGTGAGACCTTCACCTACACCGGCTGTGGtggaaatgaaaataacttttattaccTGGATGATTGCGACCGCGTTTGTGTTAAAG CCTcaaagaagtcaaagaaaaggaagacaggaagtggCTTCAGAATTAGAACAAAGCCTAGACGTTGGACTCCCCGTTTGAAGCATTCCCCTGTACTTGAGGAAACAAATCATCAGTAA